One Malania oleifera isolate guangnan ecotype guangnan chromosome 9, ASM2987363v1, whole genome shotgun sequence DNA segment encodes these proteins:
- the LOC131163640 gene encoding uncharacterized protein LOC131163640, protein MRKKLDTRFPAARIKKIMQADEDVGKIAMAVPVLVSKALELFLQDLCDRTYDITLQRGAKTMSALHLKHCVQSYNVFDFLRDIVSKVPDYGHSDAAGDDRSISKRRKATGDECNESDEESKRSKVNEMSHASSSGRGRGRGRGRGRGRGARVAEREPSRQEAETEPCTSVQHGSKDNPNPGRQMDDGTRPKELLEENVMATDAANPAVRNFDLNADVGDNEGAAAAGGAGNASSAIPTEAKPEEYPGWSVSDMNRMAIDPLQLARLNSRLDEEEEDYDEE, encoded by the exons GCCCGAATTAAAAAGATAATGCAAGCTGATGAGGATGTTGGGAAGATTGCAATGGCTGTTCCTGTTTTAGTCT CTAAAGCATTGGAATTATTTTTGCAAGACCTTTGTGATCGAACATATGACATTACACTTCAGAGAGGAGCAAAGACTATGAGTGCATTGCATTT AAAGCATTGTGTACAAAGCTATAATGTGTTCGATTTTCTGAGGGATATTGTCAGCAAGGTTCCCGACTATGGTCATTCTGATGCTGCTGGTGATGATCGATCCATATCAAAGAGAAG AAAAGCAACAGGTGATGAATGCAATGAAAGTGATGAGGAGTCAAAGAGGAGCAAGGTG AATGAGATGAGTCACGCCAGCAGCAGTGGCAGGGGGAGAGGAAGGGGTCGAGGAAGAGGCCGTGGACGAGGTGCCCGAGTGGCAGAGAGAGAGCCCTCTCGACAGGAGGCAGAGACTGAGCCTTGCACATCTGTTCAGCATGGCAGTAAGGACAATCCAAATCCTGGAAGGCAAATGGATGATGGGACCAGGCCTAAAGAATTACTGGAGGAGAATGTGATGGCGACTGATGCTGCCAATCCAGCAGTTCGAAATTTTGATTTGAATGCTGATGTGGGTGATAATGAGGGAGCAGCAGCTGCAGGAGGTGCTGGGAATGCCTCATCGGCAATTCCTACAGAGGCTAAACCTGAAGAATATCCTGGTTGGTCAGTGTCTGACATGAACAGAATGGCCATTGACCCCCTTCAGCTCGCACGCCTCAATTCGAGGTTAGATGAGGAAGAGGAGGATTATGACGAAGAGTAG